attattatcccCGTTTCTTTTAAAGGTCCTAAATTTAGGGAATCATAGATTGACTTAGGCATCACATTAATAGAAGCTCCTAAATCTATCATGGCATTTTTGATACTAGAATGACCAATCTTACAGGGGATAGCAAACATACCTGAATCTCCGCATTTGGGTGGGAGTTTCCTTTGTAGTACAGCtgatacattctctcctaccatCACTCTTTCATCAccccttagctttcttttgttaACGCACaagtctttcaagaactttgcgTACTTGGGTACCTGTTTGATCGCGTCCAATAGGGGGATGTTTACTTGAATTTTGCGGAACACATTcaggatttctttttccttctctaccTTTTTTGTCCTCTCCaacctgcaaggaaaaggaGGTAAGTTAGATTTAATAGTGGGCGGAGGAGTGAAGGTTACCTTAGGATCCTTGCGAATACgcccttcctcttcaatttccttctctatctcctcttcacttttgctttttgaaCTTTCCATTTTAGGCCCTTCCAGTTCCTTGCCACTCCTCAGCGTCATGGTACTTACATTCCTGGGATTTACCTCGGGTTGCGATGGCAGTTTCCCATAAACGTGGGACTCTAAGCGGTTGATGGCAGTTGCCAGTTGGCTTATTCGAACGTCTTGGTCCTTCTTGTCAGCTTTGGTGTCCTGCTGGAGCTGCGCGGTATTCGCGGCTAAGAATCTGATCTCCTGTTGAAGCTGGGTAGTAGTCGTGGCCAGGTTGGTAGTAGTCGTGGCCAGGTTTTTGACTAGGTCCTCTAGAGAACTTCCTGAGTTGGAGGACGAGGGTTGCGATTTTGGTTGCCATGGCTGGTGGAATCCTGGTGGACGATTTGGAAATGCATTTTGTTGCCTGTTCCCATAACTGAGATTGGGATGGTCCCTCCAGCCCGGATTGTACGTATTGGAGTATGGGTCGTACTGCCTGCGGGGCGCGGGCACGTCTCCGGCCATGTTTACCTGTTCCGCCCCGTCCTCTTGCAAAATGGGGCACGAGTCTGTGCAATGGTCCATGCTAGTGCATATTCCACACACCTTCACTCGCGGCGCGTCTCTCATGGCTAATTGCCTAACAACTGACGTCAATTCTGACAGTTGCTGCTGTAAGGATGAAGTCTCTACCTCGTTGACTCTACGGGGAGGGTTGCTCTCACGGAAGCCAAATTGCTGGGAGTTCTCTGCCATGGCTTCGATGAGCTCCCACGCTTCTCTTGGTGTCTTGTTTGCCAGTGCTCCCCCACTTGCAGCGTCTACGATACTCCTATCGGTTGATTGGAGCCCTTCGTAGAAGTATTGGATTAACAGTTGCTCACTAATTTGATGCTGCGGGCATCTAGTACACAACTTGTTAAACCTTTCCCAGTATTCGTACAAGGACTCACCGGGGTATTGTTTAATGCCGCAGATCTCCTTCCTCAAACTCGCAGCCCGGGATGCAGGGAAGAATTTttccaagaatttctttttcagCTGCGCCCATGTAGTAATACTACCTGCTGGTAGGTAGTACAGCCAATCTTTAGCTGTATCTTTGAGAGAGAACGGGAAGGCTCTCAGTCTAATTTGCTCTTCAGTGACCCTAGGAGGTTTCATACTAGAGCAGACCACCTCGAACTCCTTTACGTGCTTGTGGGGTTCTTCGCCAGAGAGACCATGGAAAGAGGGTAAGAGTTGAATCAACCCCGACTTCAGTTCGAAAGCGGTATTCTCAGCCAAAGCGGGGAATGTGATGCATAAGGGCTGGTGAGTCAGCTCCGGGGCAGCCAGCTCCCTCAATGTTTGGTTGTTGGCCATGCTTACTTCGTCTTCCGCTGACTCGTTTGCAGCAAATAAGTGTCCTTCTTTTTGCCTCTTGGTCTCTTGCCTCCGCCTACGCGCTGCCTTCTCAACCTCAGGATCGTATACTAATTCACCTGTGCGAGAAGAACGGGGCATAAACCAGCAAAAGTACCAAGAacaatagaataaaataaaaataaaaataaaaactgaatttgaaaagaaacaaataatccaaacgccggctccccggcaacggcgccaaaaattgacaggtgccgaacctgtgcaataataattactaaaaagtcctaattaccacctcaattaaataattatagaacaaatccaagtactggagcagggaccctaggtgtgcaatgggttacttgattcaccctgttcccgaagagtttgcttgatccgatataccggatttgtctataaaaatactaattttgcgtacaatggcaagtagggtcgattccacagggagcaggtaggaaattatttctttccaaattagtagaacgaaattgggggattttcaatgggaggcaaataaaaataaaataaaataaaaccaacaaaattcaaaactaactcacaaagcacaattcactgaaaatagcaattaacaaaagttctacccaaaggatcaactgcgcaggcacggtccaattaaatgatcatcgatgcaaagatatttcatccatttatcactagattggttatagttatcaataagctctgacaaccagttcttccttaccttttcgacagtcaaagtacgaccattgactgcttccctaaccagataacaaccctaggtacgaccgtaggaatttaattacccaattgcattaaagctagaagaacccaaccctaaccaataaacgcgctaagagggtttatttaagctagatcctgcgtttccccatcataaaaccaattatggtggttgccacggggtgtcaattaaatgaataattacggattctatttaattaacgtggcagtaggctattaaattaaatcaaatacccggccgttgatattcaattaatcaaatacccatgaacaattaattcaggaaacgcacgaatagcaaCAAAATTGGAGGAAATAATGAAAGcttgattagatctcacagatattatggaccgcgcccttGCGTCAACCTTTTGGGTAGAGGGGGAAATTAGCCGCTTCTCATCGTTTCAATCccgcgtgatttaattgaattcATTCAATTATTTGCCAAGGAATTGGGAAAAGGGAAATTAACTGCAATAACAACCGAAAAGGCCCTGCCTTCGTCCCTGCTTCGGAGTCCCAATTACAAAGCCAAAGCTACGAATGAATTGTCCAGCGGAAAAGTTGAAAGTCAGAAGAGGATAGCGACGTCTAGTGCCTGGGAAAGAGAAAACTAAAGCTACTGTTTTTTATTCAATGTCAATCTAGCTATCTAATTTGCTGCCgaagaaaaaaccaaaaagaaacgACGGAAAGCGTCTGACAAAAAGTAGAAAAGGAGAATTAAAGCTAAGGTCTTGATGCTGTGTGAATCCTACTTCCTCCCTTCTTTATAGCCGCCGCACCAGAGAAAAATCAAGGCCAGAGACGTCTGGAGCAATTCAAAAAGCTATCCCCTTTGGAGTTTTGATCCCCCGCTTCGGGTTCACGTGGACCACGGTCCGTCTTTCGGTTTCGTCCACCTTCCAAGGCGTGGCCACGCCCTGGGACGAcaagtcttctggaaattttccccgCGAGATCATTTTTAATGCCGATCACCTATAATTCATACCAATGTGAAATACGAGTTAGACCTCAGTACTTAGCACAGtaaatagccaaaattaggcCGAAATAACACTGTaaaatgtgccaaataactGTTCTATCATGTCTTAATCTATCCAACAAGTATTAGGATAACTTTAATTAAGAAACTAGAATTCTTTTGAGACCAAAGACTTGGACTTATATCCAATTTGGCACCAGCCGGTAATACCTTTCAAATACTCTTCAacccaatttttcttttctttcctctggTTTTTCTTAAGACAGACAGAATATTACATAGGATCTTGAAGGCCCATTTAACTGGTTGGAACATGAGCCATATAACTTTGAGCTTCTTCTCAGACTTTCAAACCATTCTTTTTCTCCCTCCTCCTTATGACGAGTTTCATTCGACCGAaaaatatacatacatacatacatacctACCTACCTAcctacatacatatatatatatatatatatatatatatatatatatatatatatatatatatggacatGCACACACATTCCAAAATATCAAGACTAATGATATtttttatatagtaatgataatgataatacTAATCTTAGTTTGTTACATTAAGCATTCTAAAGTTGATCATGATCATCGTTATTTGTAGGGCATTAAAAATTAGAGTTTAGTGTGGTGCCTAATCAGCCTAATCAATGAAATGGTGATGCAAGCTTACTTCACTGAGTAGGTTGAAATGCACCTAATCAAAGAATTTTCCATGTGTACATACTCATAGTACgtgccaaaaaataaaaaagttaacAAGCTTGTGGGTTTTGTACATGTATTCGTAACATGTAGAAACGTGTGACTTAATTTGTCCAGATTCATGATTCTTGACGAGTTCCTTGGAATATGGCCTTTCAAAAAAAATCCGTCAAATATGGATGTGTAGAACTTTGTTCTTGATCTATGCCTGTCGTGCCTACATGACACAACAGGCCAaggaatttttctaaaaaaaataaacaaaggatCATTGCATAATGTGAAATCTAtgctcgtagtgaatcaactactTATAACTAATTCATACCTACTCCGTGGTTAGATATAAATTCATTATTTCTATGAAATTGTATGAAATAAATCACTAAAACCATAAAAGTGCACATCTACTCTAGTGAATGTACTCCCTAGGTATAGTATTTCTTTGTACCAGTGATAAATTTCGATTTTCATTGCAAATCTAATATAttaagattatcataattaatgaccagtaaatcatgattagaagaacaaaagtgctaaataatttactcaagataatagcatcaaataaccaaaaaaattaaCACAATACAATTATAGAAAATTCAATCGAAACCCAAAGTATAAACTTGAGAAGacataataaacataaaattcaaaacttatttattaaccaaacataagaatccaatacaaatgATAAAGAATTGGAGAAGAGAAAACCCTTGTGGCATAAGTTTCATGCCCTCCTTCTTgatcttcatcttcatcctaatctagctaatGTACAAGAGTTAATGACGCACAATACTACCTAAACTATACCATACTAAcctaaaagtaagaaaatataagaGCTACATTTTTGTAGTGTGCTCTTGTACTCTCCAAACTCCCCCAAAATGAAAGATACaagttctatttatagagaaatcTATAAGTTCCTTCACTTGTATCTTCAAT
This Coffea arabica cultivar ET-39 chromosome 3e, Coffea Arabica ET-39 HiFi, whole genome shotgun sequence DNA region includes the following protein-coding sequences:
- the LOC140038582 gene encoding uncharacterized protein, producing the protein MPRSSRTGELVYDPEVEKAARRRRQETKRQKEGHLFAANESAEDEVSMANNQTLRELAAPELTHQPLCITFPALAENTAFELKSGLIQLLPSFHGLSGEEPHKHVKEFEVVCSSMKPPRVTEEQIRLRAFPFSLKDTAKDWLYYLPAGSITTWAQLKKKFLEKFFPASRAASLRKEICGIKQYPGESLYEYWERFNKLCTRCPQHQISEQLLIQYFYEGLQSTDRSIVDAASGGALANKTPREAWELIEAMAENSQQFGFRESNPPRRVNEVETSSLQQQLSELTSVVRQLAMRDAPRVKVCGICTSMDHCTDSCPILQEDGAEQVNMAGDVPAPRRQYDPYSNTYNPGWRDHPNLSYGNRQQNAFPNRPPGFHQPWQPKSQPSSSNSGSSLEDLVKNLATTTTNLATTTTQLQQEIRFLAANTAQLQQDTKADKKDQDVRISQLATAINRLESHVYGKLPSQPEVNPRNVSTMTLRSGKELEGLERTKKVEKEKEILNVFRKIQVNIPLLDAIKQVPKYAKFLKDLCVNKRKLRGDERVMVGENVSAVLQRKLPPKCGDSGMFAIPCKIGHSSIKNAMIDLGASINVMPKSIYDSLNLGPLKETGIIIQLADRTCAYPDGIVEDVLVQVDGLIFPSDFYVLYMDDRSAPNSSLIILGRPFLSTAQTKIDVSKGTLTMKFDGETVHFNIFDTMKHPVNSHSVFAMYTTNPSVQEFSKFAYRVKFKVAANKSYRMKAIHEVKMERKFRKKVALNGHVDPGGGPPITRKIQLHPD